The Raphanus sativus cultivar WK10039 chromosome 6, ASM80110v3, whole genome shotgun sequence sequence TTGAGAATAATCGATAGACCAGTTTTGATTGGCTTGGTTAGAGAAATCTGGTCGAGTATCGAATAATATGTTTGAAATTTGTATGATGGTGAATCCCTTGCTTCTACTAATACTAGAGAATAAAGAAAATGACCAAATGTATAGAACTTATGTATTATAATGAAACAGAACAAGCACCAATACTCCGCTTTTATGCAAGAGTGGAGATAACTCTATATCCCACTCAAACTGATATATGAGGAAACAAAGTAGGTCTAgataagagaaaacaaaaattctaTACTTCAAATTAAAACGTATTACTGCTCTAACATGAACGTTATATTCTTCAATACTAGGCTGATGGAAAGTATAGAGGCTACAGCGTATAGATTAAGGGTAACAAAATATTGCTTAGAGAGTTACGCAATCTATAAatctttcatttcaaaataaaaagttgataATTGATGTATAACTAATTCTTCAATTACCacaccaataaaaaaaacatcatgAATGGCTAATTTTTGAAGAGTTATGTTCCCGGAGAAAAGGATGACTATAATTTCTATCCAGGTGAAGAAAACCAGTCTGACCAAATCAGATCATGGATATCTCCTACTTCCACATGAACTCTTGCACTGATCACACCAAACAAACTAGTATAATTTAAGTTAATGGCCAAGTTTGATTACATATCCAAGTGACATGAACGAAGAGGCTAAAACATTCAAAAGCCGAATTCTTTATTAGATGATATATAGCAAACACAGAAATTAATAGTTTTCCGAAGATATTTGATGCAAATTAAGTATTGTACATAGAACTAATTAATTTTCACTTTCTTCTGATTTTACcggttggtttggtttgtaGTTGCACTGAGCTTGGAACATAAGAAGAGCATGCATGTGTGCGACATAATTCATTGATCATATATCCATGCTTGCTTCGTTTTCCAATATACCGAGTCTTTCCAATATTCACAGATTTGAAGTATCTATCTGGTCCAAGTATGTGGGCACTTTGGTTGAGACCAGTCACGATCCATCTTTTATACAATAGATCGACAACCAAAACAACTTTCTTTTCTTCATCAACGAAGAAACTCCCAGGTTTAATATCACGAATACAGCTAGAGGTGACTCTCAAGAACTTTCTCCACGAAACCTCACCATGATCAATTTTTATTGTGACCCAAATCTCCAATGCTTGACCAATCACCCTGCTGTAATGTAATATTACAGCTAGCTGCTCTTCTCTGACACAAGATAAGACAACTTTATCCGAATAATGAGATTTAAACGGCATAGGCAGCAGTTTCCGAAATCTCTCTGTCGTAAAATCAAAAGAGAGTATACAATCAGTATTATTGTTTGTTTCACCTATTCTTATTTTCTCTTCAACCAAAAAATAAGTATGTCCCTTCAAAGACACACCACGTTGATAATAATCTATATGCCAGTTGTGATTGACATTAGAAACCTTCCATGTATTAGAGCTCAAATCGAAGATTTCATACCCAAGAACCATGTAACCGCTTTTATAGTCACCTAAAATCCCCAAGATTTTGTGGTTATGGTTCTTGTCATATCCAATAGCGTATTTTTCTCCACCTAGGAAAGTGTTTCTTGGTTGAATCCACCTTGTTTGACCCAAATAAGGATTCCACACCAAGAGCCTTGACTGGTCTCTGGTGACGCATAGCAATAAGCCTTCACACTGAAAGATTTGAGAGATCTCTACTTGGTCAAGTACACTTACTTGCTTTATAGATGGATCAACGAAGTCTGCTTCGTTTTGGATTCCTTGGAGATCAAACTTCATCGAGCAAACCCTAAAATCCTTCATCATGAACCCTAGAAAATGCTTCCTTCTTGCTGCTGATTCGCATAAAACCTCAGACTTAGAGATAGAGTTCCAATTTTTACAAGTGGATCGCACTGCGTTTAGGGATGTCAATGGAACCATAGAGAATATCTCTTTTGTCAAATCTTCTGGAAGATCGGACATCGTTGTCATTTTTTTCCGAAGTTGCAAACTAGGGCAAGATCTTTTTACGTGTCGCCTATTTATATAACGGCGGTGTTGGTATCTTTATTGCTtgtctatctatactattatttgcgaagtaatttttcgcAACGAAGCTCCCacattaaaagttagagtggttaatatctatactacccttaatgaattttatatatataattaattatataaccaaaacgaaatttattaataatattgtttatttaaaaaaaaataaaataattctcatatattgtgttgttatcttaaaatatttttcaattataaaatttaaaaattaggtataaaacaatttataataattaagtggttaaaatcaatattaatttttaaataagataattcttatgaattttcttgttatactaaaatatttttcaatcataaaagttaaaataagatataaaacaatttataataattaagtggttAAAGTCAATAttacctttaatgaattttatatataattgattatataattaaaaatgatttttattaataatattagaattttttaaatatgatgattcttatatattgtgttgttatcttaaatttattttttcaattataaaagatataaaataacatataaactatttataattaaatattaaccaactaaaaccattttgtataaatatattttctaagatatttctatacaattaaaaatgaatttatattaatcagattaattattaataaaataagataacttatatattgtgttgttatcttgaaattattatttttgttataaaagttaaaaaataagatatataacaatttatttatatctttacTATTATAtctgaatttattatatagttaaaacaaatttatattaataatattaattatgtttaaaaataaaatcattcttatatattgtgttgttatcttaaaataattatttctattataaaaattaaaaattaatatattaaacaatctatatatctaaactattatttgagaagtgaatttgcttatttgtgatgctattcataattatacatttactcatattttttgcttaattattaatattaattaataaataattttagtgatttaaccGATAATTTGtcattatcttaaaaataattaaattatgcTAAAGATAATATCATAGCTAAacttatacatataatttagtaatattaaagtattacatatatgtttataattacccataaataattataaacttagataaaattacttatgtatactattattatatgtttaaaatcacttataataatacaaatatcaaaagcatcgatacaataataatttattactatatataataataaatactattattatttccGAAAAAATTAGcggaaaattcaaaattatttatactattatttacaaaataatttgtttgCTCTCACGTTTAAATTTAAAACGTTAAATTTGttattattcttaataaataattaggttatatttttgatatatatttacccataaataaaaaaaattcattagtttggtattcatcattatctaaaagattatatattatattatttaaaatattatacatcatatattttaaaaataaatataatgtatgtatatatggatattttattaaaataaaaaaaatattgaatataaaaataatatttagttaattattaaatatttcaaaagcatgagaataatttttcaataaggtttttaatttatagtagatttgtttataattttttttaaactattaagCCCGCaggtgcgggcaaaacacctagttgtTTCGTAAATCTTGATTGAATATTTCTACAATAGGATTCTAgacaaattaatattaatattaatatttagaataatttaattttaaatattttaaataaaccgtttgatgaaaaaatatagaatatttttaaataaaattaaagcaTTTAGAAATTAACATGTgtcattaaaatatctaatgCATATCTAGATGTTTAAATTTGAGATatccttctctttttctttttctattttcttatagACGACATATCTCTTCTATATTTGTCTAGAGTTTCCTAGATTTAATTGTGAGCCTGTAGAAAAGTTTCAGTTTCCAGCAAATTAGACCATTTCTAAGGGGGAGTTTTTCCCATTCAAGctcttaaaaatgtattatgtatatattatataaatataagtatttGTGAGATCCATAATCTTTGTGAAATCCTATAGGTAAAAATTcttaaacattattttaaaaacctttGCCTATGAAGTTCCACACAAAATTGTAGACCccacaaatatttatacttatataatatatacatacataaatatatacataatacattCTTAAGAGTTTCAATGGAAAAAACTTCATTGGAGACGTTCTTAGATCCGCAACTAAAAAAAAGTCCAATTTTTAGATGCAACTTGGTTTGGTCGGATATCGAATAATGTTTCATTTGGGGAAAATCGCGATATTTGCTTATATTCAAACTGTCATTTAACTAGCATATTAAACCATCAAATTAGTTTTTGTAtcagaaaaaaattcaactttGCTTACTTGTTTATTAAATAAGATGATGTGTTAATTTTCCTtgtaaatatttctttttaataatttaataaataaaaattaacaataatagaaataaaaaaatagaaaatactaaatcaaaattcaaacttctctaaaaaataaaaaaaattaatgagaaaaatcttagttttctttgaaaatcaaataaaaattctaaaacttcTAAAagtatattacatttaaaattctCTATCTTTGTTTACGATAACAGGTTTGAGACACCgatgataaaatgaaaattttagatatactatcaccaacaatataattttgtacATATCGCCATTAACCTTAACATTTTTCATCATATAGCCAATGATAACTGcatcaaaatttattattatcaatATGTCAGAAACTGCACCTTCGTTggcaatataaaaaaaatgttatttttattggCAATACGAccaaaaattttattattaataacgatatttttgagaaagaatatttcattaaatttcagaatttatctttatttaaaaaattcttatattttgtttaaaatttgaatttttaaaagttcAAAACCCTTTTcagtttttaagaaaatatttcttttttataaaatctattttttagtttttaattattccttactttttcctatttttatttattgttaattacttttattaaataataaaacaaataaaagaaaaacactgacacataatattttttttaattttttaatttttgttttttctaatatcattcattttctattttttctttttattatttaaaaaaaaaaattaaaacaaaaacaaaactgatACGTCACTTTATTTACAAGTAAACCAGTCACATTATTCGATAGATGTCTTGGACTCCCTCCCCTCCTATCCCGTTGAAGACTACACACGTTTCTGTTTCTCAACTAGGAACTGAAAACTCCCGACCTTGATTGCCCCCAGTTGTTTCAACCTCAGTCTCAAGTGTCTGGTCCAAATGCTACTTTTGACTCTCAAGGTTGCATTCTTCTTGAGCTGGAAAATAATAACTTTGTCCCCTCTCTTACCTCTCCTGCAAACAAACACCAATGAAGCTCTTCGGCTCTTGCTACAGATATTCTGGTTAGTATTTTTGCTAACAGTTCTGAAGTTGTAGAGCATGTGTTTAAACCATGTAACGCATCTCCAGTGGATGCGTCAACAGCTTTCAACCATGTCTCAGAAGAAAAAGACTGCTTAGCACCAACTGAAGAAACTTTTGACTCTACTACATTCTCTTCACCACTAGCATCTCTTTCGACAGTTACAAAACACGAGAAAGAAGATTCTGATGTTCAAACTCCTCAGTTTGATTAGTAAGTGATGATGTTTCAAAGCTCCATGCCAGCTAAAGAATATGTTGCTTCATCGAATCCATTTCAGTTCAAGTCTACCGTCTCAAATGAGACGACTCTCATACAGTCCTCTGACCCATCTTTTAGACTTCTGCAATGGAGTCTTCCTTCCTCCTAAAGCATATAACGAAACGGCCCAAAGGTCTCGTAGTGGTAGAAACTTGAAGCCAACTCAAAAGCTAAAGGAAAAAGAATGGATCACAGTGACGGGTAAAGGAAAAAGAGGTCGTGGTCAACAAGGTGGCCGAGGACCTCTGCACTAGTTTCATCAACATGAGAATGTTGACTCTACTGTTTTTTCTTCGTTGATGTTTATCTCCatttactctctctttgaacTAACCATTACTATGTAATATTTGCTAGTATATAAATTGAATGccctttttcagaaaaaaaaaaacttgctaCTCCCAATCAAGAAAACTCTTATCCGAAACAAAACCTTGTTCAAAAAGAGATACTCGATCTATAAATCTTTCGTTTCTAAATAAGAAGTTGATAATTGATGTAACTAATTCTTCCTTTAGCACACtagtgaaaaaagaaaaagaaaacattatgaTTGACTAACTTTTGAAGGGTTCTGTGGAAAGAGGAAGACTTTAAACCATTCTGACCAAATCAGATCATGAAGCTTCTTCTACAAACAACACACTTTTTGATTCTTTAAGTCATTTCTCCTACTTCAACAGGATCTCTTGCATTGACATCTAACAACTAGTTTGATTTAAGTTAATTATATCAGAGTTTATTACATATCCAAGTGACATGAACAATGGAATACGAGGCTATAACATTCTATAGCCAAATtctttattatatgattaaataGCAAAACACAAACTAGTAATTTTTAGAAGATGAATATGACGCAACAAACACAAAGTAGTGTACATAGAACTAATTAGTTTCACTTTCTTCTAACTTTCCGCGCGGTTGTTTGGTTTGTAGTGACACTGAGCTTGGAACAAAAGAAGAGCACACAAGTGGGCGACATATGTCATATGTCATATATCCAAACCTGCCACGTTTTCCAAGATACCGAACCTCTCCTATATATACAGATTTGAAGCATCCATCTTGTCCAATTATGTGGACTTTTTGGTTGTGACGGTTCACGTTAGGTCCTTTATAATCCTCTTGATCGACAACCACAGCAACTCTCCTCTCTTCGTCAACGAAGAAACTCCCAGCTAGATTACCATCCCTAAAACCGTAGGTGATCCTTAAGAACTTGCTCCACGAAACCTCACATGGATCAATCTTATTCGTGACCCAAATCTCCAATGCTTGACCAACCGCAGAGCTTTGATGTAATGCCGCGAGTTGCTCTTCTCTCACACATGATAAAACAAGTTCATCTGAAATTTTAGTCTCAAACGGCAGAGGCAGCAGTTTACCAAATCTCTCTGTTGTAAAATTGAAAGAGATTATATAGCCATTATCATATTCTCCTATTCCTGTGTCCTCCTTTTTAGCCAAAAAATAAGCATGTCCCTTCAAATACACGCCACGTTGATAATAATCTATATTCCAGTCGGCATTGACATTACGAACCTTCAATGTATTAGAGCTCAAATCGAAGATTTCATACCCAAGAACAATTTTCTCGCCGTAGCTTCCACGCTCACTGAAAATCCTCAAGATTTTGTGGTTACGGTTCTTGTCATATCCGAGAGCATACTTGTCTATATTGCTGAAATTATTTCCTTGTTGGGTCCAATTCATTTGCCCCAAATAAGGATTCCATACCAAGAGCCTTGACTTGTCTCTAGTGACGCATAGCAATAAGCCTTCACACTGAAAGATTTGAGATATCTCTACTTGGTCAAATACACTTACTTGCTTTATAGATGGATCAACGAAGTCTGCTTCGTTTTGGATTCCTTGGAGATCAAACTTCATAGAGCAAACTCTAAAATCCTTCATCATGAACCCTAGAAACTGCTTCCTTCTTGCTGCTGATTCACACA is a genomic window containing:
- the LOC108807605 gene encoding F-box/kelch-repeat protein At3g13680-like; this translates as MTTMSDLPEDLTKEIFSMVPLTSLNAVRSTCKNWNSISKSEVLCESAARRKHFLGFMMKDFRVCSMKFDLQGIQNEADFVDPSIKQVSVLDQVEISQIFQCEGLLLCVTRDQSRLLVWNPYLGQTRWIQPRNTFLGGEKYAIGYDKNHNHKILGILGDYKSGYMVLGYEIFDLSSNTWKVSNVNHNWHIDYYQRGVSLKGHTYFLVEEKIRIGETNNNTDCILSFDFTTERFRKLLPMPFKSHYSDKVVLSCVREEQLAVILHYSRVIGQALEIWVTIKIDHGEVSWRKFLRVTSSCIRDIKPGSFFVDEEKKVVLVVDLLYKRWIVTGLNQSAHILGPDRYFKSVNIGKTRYIGKRSKHGYMINELCRTHACSSYVPSSVQLQTKPTGKIRRK
- the LOC108807604 gene encoding F-box/kelch-repeat protein At3g13680-like, which produces MMKDFRVCSMKFDLQGIQNEADFVDPSIKQVSVFDQVEISQIFQCEGLLLCVTRDKSRLLVWNPYLGQMNWTQQGNNFSNIDKYALGYDKNRNHKILRIFSERGSYGEKIVLGYEIFDLSSNTLKVRNVNADWNIDYYQRGVYLKGHAYFLAKKEDTGIGEYDNGYIISFNFTTERFGKLLPLPFETKISDELVLSCVREEQLAALHQSSAVGQALEIWVTNKIDPCEVSWSKFLRITYGFRDGNLAGSFFVDEERRVAVVVDQEDYKGPNVNRHNQKVHIIGQDGCFKSVYIGEVRYLGKRGRFGYMTYDICRPLVCSSFVPSSVSLQTKQPRGKLEESETN